One genomic window of Eptesicus fuscus isolate TK198812 chromosome 6, DD_ASM_mEF_20220401, whole genome shotgun sequence includes the following:
- the LOC103291570 gene encoding 60S ribosomal protein L12-like, producing the protein MRPKYNPNKIKVVYLRCTGGEVGATSALAPKIAPLGLSPKKVGDDIAKATSDWKGLRITVKLTIQNRQAQIEVVPSASALIIKALKEPPRDRKKQKNIKHSGNITFDEILSIARQMRHPSSARELSGTIKEILGTAQSVGAMLMAATLMTS; encoded by the coding sequence ATGCGGCCGAAGTACAACCCCAACAAAATCAAAGTTGTATACCTGAGGTGCACCGGTGGGGAAGTGGGTGCCACGTCTGCCCTGGCCCCCAAGATCGCCCCCCTGGGCCTGTCTCCAAAAAAGGTTGGTGATGACATCGCCAAAGCAACCAGTGATTGGAAGGGTCTGAGGATTACAGTgaaactgaccattcagaacaGACAGGCCCAGATTGAAGTAGtgccttctgcctctgccctgatcATCAAAGCCCTTAAAGAACCgccaagagacagaaagaagcaaaagaaCATTAAGCACAGTGGAAATATCACTTTTGATGAGATTCTCAGCATTGCCCGACAGATGCGGCACCCATCTTCAGCTAGAGAACTCTCTGGAACCATTAAAGAGATCCTGGGGACTGCCCAGTCTGTGGGTGCAATGCTGATGGCTGCCACCCTCATGACATCATAG
- the FBLL1 gene encoding rRNA/tRNA 2'-O-methyltransferase fibrillarin-like protein 1 has protein sequence MKSSWRGGGSGGRWGGGWGGGRGRGGYGGDGGGGGSGGGGGGGGYGGGGGGYGGGGGGGYGGGGGGGYGGGRRGGKNKNRRKKGMRIVTVEPHRHEGVFIYRGMEDALVTLNMVPGQSVYGERRVTVNEGGAKVEYRTWNPFRSKLAAAILGGVDQIHIKPKCKVLYLGAASGTTVSHVSDIIGPDGLVYAVEFSHRAGRDLVNVAKSRTNIIPVLEDARHPLKYRMLVGMVDVIFADVAQPDQSRILALNAHTFLRNGGHFLISIKANCIDSTASAESVFASEVRKLQQENLKPQEQLTLEPYERDHAVVVGVYRPLRSSSKSRSSK, from the exons ATGAAGTCCTCTTGGCGCGGGGGCGGCTCCGGCGGCCGCTGGGGTGGCGGCTGGGGCGGAGGACGAGGCAGGGGAGGCTACGGCGGTGATGGAGGTG GCggtggcagtggcggtggcggcggcggtggcggctacggtggcggcggcggcggctacggtggcggcggcggcggcggctacggcggcggtggcggcggcggctacggcggcgggcggcgcggtGGCAAGAACAAGAACCGCCGCAAGAAGGGGATGAGGATCGTGACGGTGGAGCCGCACCGGCACGAGGGCGTCTTCATCTACCGCGGCATGGAGGATGCGCTGGTCACGCTGAATATGGTGCCCGGCCAGTCGGTGTACGGCGAGCGGCGGGTCACGGTGAACGAGGGCGGCGCGAAGGTGGAGTACCGCACCTGGAACCCCTTCCGCTCCAAGCTGGCCGCGGCCATCCTGGGCGGCGTCGACCAGATCCACATCAAGCCCAAGTGCAAGGTGCTGTACCTGGGCGCCGCCTCGGGCACCACGGTCTCCCACGTCTCCGACATCATCGGCCCCGACGGCTTGGTCTACGCGGTCGAGTTCTCTCACCGCGCCGGCCGCGATCTGGTCAACGTCGCCAAGAGCCGCACCAACATCATCCCGGTCCTGGAAGACGCCCGGCACCCGCTCAAGTACCGCATGCTCGTGGGGATGGTGGATGTGATCTTCGCGGATGTGGCTCAGCCCGACCAGTCCCGCATCCTGGCCCTGAATGCCCACACCTTCCTGCGCAACGGGGGCCACTTCCTCATCTCCATCAAGGCCAACTGCATCGACTCCACCGCGTCGGCCGAGTCGGTGTTCGCCTCTGAGGTGAGGAAGCTGCAGCAGGAGAATCTGAAGCCCCAAGAGCAGCTGACCCTGGAGCCCTACGAGCGAGACCACGCCGTGGTGGTCGGCGTCTACCGGCCCCTCCGATCCAGTTCCAAGAGCCGCAGCAGCAAGTAG